One genomic window of Branchiostoma floridae strain S238N-H82 chromosome 4, Bfl_VNyyK, whole genome shotgun sequence includes the following:
- the LOC118413939 gene encoding transmembrane 7 superfamily member 3-like, whose product MMALEYNASDPVPGACNQEFPLDNDPNIHVHYNLYETILQFQFSNIGFPRQPKRVPECDRGSSSDHRLKYDVYQYYLPERDFSAVSLVQGLKRMTHPADITAHGHLIRTLDSKKKPNLTLASFKGQGVIYNVIVRDPKLNTSASYIPVHTYACSFTDTVAGCFANNDVAKALCTMAGVVGLFLCFAGHRYFKTELFIFGFLATMLITFILISMYSEESQAVRVGISCMVGVVGGILWTLFWWRFGLAVVSVLLVGLVLGYMFASIIFFTPFGNLNVWQNDFNYGMSFACGIMIVPVFLLAFTKTLSIVSCSVVGSYAVIMALDAYLYTSLSYIALNPIKRAVVQDFRVAVISAPFQVKDYILVALWALLSIMGAVCQFYRERGRDDFPPCPYELYRKKRQKSQLQPNIQQPDHQDREETEPLLSNQEPPTYVINHVT is encoded by the exons ATGATGGCCCTGGAATATAACGCTTCAG aTCCTGTTCCCGGCGCCTGTAACCAGGAGTTCCCCCTCGACAACGACCCCAACATCCACGTCCACTACAACCTCTACGAGACCATCCTGCAGTTCCAGTTCTCCAACATCGGTTTCCCACGCCAGCCCAAACGCGTCCCGGAGTGTGACCGGGGTTCGTCCTCCGACCATCGGCTGAAGTATGACGTGTACCAGTACTACCTGCCCGAACGTGACTTCAGCGCGGTCAGTCTCGTACAGGGCCTGAAGAGAATGACTCACCCGGCAGATATCACTGCACATGGACATCTG ATAAGAACCCTGGACAGCAAAAAGAAGCCCAACCTGACCCTGGCCTCTTTCAAAGGACAGGGAGTCATCTACAATGTGATTGTACGTGATCCCAAACTGAACACCTCAGCTTCCTACATTCCTGTACATACGTACGCCTGCAGCTTCACTGATACTGTGGCTGGCTGTTTTGCAA ataATGATGTAGCAAAAGCCCTATGTACCATGGCTGGTGTCGTGGGCCTCTTTCTGTGCTTTGCTGGACACAGATATTTCAAAACAG AGCTGTTTATATTTGGTTTCCTGGCAACCATGCTGATCACCTTCATCCTCATCTCCATGTATTCAGAAGAGAGTCAGGCTG TTCGTGTGGGGATCTCCTGTATGGTGGGAGTAGTAGGTGGGATCCTGTGGACCCTGTTCTGGTGGAGGTTTGGGCTGGCAGTAGTGAGTGTCCTGCTGGTCGGCCTGGTGCTGGGGTACATGTTTGCCTCCATCATCTTCTTCACACCATTTG GAAACCTGAATGTGTGGCAGAACGACTTCAACTACGGCATGTCCTTCGCCTGTGGTATCATGATCGTTCCTGTATTTCTGCTGGCCTTCACAAAAACT TTGAGTATCGTGTCCTGTTCCGTGGTTGGCTCATATGCAGTTATCATGGCGCTGGATGCGTACCTGTACaccagcctgtcgtacatcgcTCTCAACCCCATCAAGAGGGCTGTGGTGCAGGACTTCAGGGTAGCCGTCATCAGTGCACCATTCCAAGTCAAAG ATTACATCCTGGTGGCGCTGTGGGCCCTGCTGAGCATCATGGGAGCAGTGTGTCAGTTCTACCGGGAGCGCGGACGTGACGACTTCCCGCCGTGCCCGTACGAACTCTACAGGAAGAAACGGCAGAAGTCACAGCTGCAGCCAAACATCCAGCAGCCTGACCATCAGGACAGGGAGGAGACAGAGCCGCTGCTTAGCAACCAGGAGCCACCAACATACGTCATTAATCATGTCACATGA
- the LOC118413921 gene encoding transmembrane protein 117-like, whose translation MASGPGKTPQDVDMRHYTPPNTPLKSPGEGEGGGAGGQDGGEAAVSSAVDEGGGAETDGKDPDRDPKTPTTPQEHGDQAEDAKDEPDAAMTAEEAYDEPDRASMWSVHMIKDFRYYFQHPYARLFVAYLVVFCNFLMFAEDPVSHGITPANVIVVGNIYSFIVDKYPGGAWNVFKVFMWLLAIVVGMILGKFLVHKLFFGRLLRLKMFHRDGGSWFIMFLTTLMSLFIFSNIYNGIILAAGLNYDLQISDVMGLRNSSFMKAAALGTWMGDFVTAWMVTDMMLQDTLYETWARPVRHWWRQGWHRIILFWTVLLSLTGVVVMVITTDYIDWDYLNRGFLPTNELSRAFLASFILVMDLLIVMQDWDFPHFMGSLDIKLPGINTTHIRLHIPKCLRKDEWTIHVTGKWFNYGIIMLVIILDLNMWKNQIFYKPFDYGQYVGPDDSIHFVRDIDTLQGDLFNRTTLTYDWRANHTDPATNLTYLERDLHMHSKYIGFTLGVKGIAFVPGLMAFVTFGVLIWWYGRFKPNEKDPHADRYVKRKRSKRRRLWQKNATEPKTTLVSLTNVQPLNTLPPPPASYDIPDTERENGGPAVPAQNGAAPTPEGPVKVQVLSNV comes from the exons ATGGCGTCGGGACCGGGGAAAACGCCGCAAGATGTGGACATGAGGCACTACACGCCGCCGAACACCCCGCTGAAGTCTCCCGGGGAAGGGGAGGGAGGCGGGGCGGGGGGACAGGACGGCGGGGAGGCCGCCGTGTCCTCTGCGGTAGACGAGGGGGGAGGGGCCGAGACGGACGGAAAGGATCCCGATCGTGATCCCAAGACACCGACAACGCCCCAAGAGCATGGAGATCAAGCCGAAGATGCCAAAGACGAACCAGATGCC GCGATGACGGCAGAAGAAGCGTACGATGAGCCCGACCGTGCCAGCATGTGGTCCGTCCACATGATCAAAGACTTCCGTTACTACTTCCAGCACCCGTACGCGAGGCTGTTCGTGGCGTACCTTGTCGTGTTCTGCAACTTCCTGATGTTTGCGGAGGATCCTGTTTCCCACGG CATCACACCAGCGAATGTGATTGTCGTGGGAAACATTTACTCCTTTATTGTGGACAAGTACCCAGGGGGTGCGTGGAACGTGTTCAAGGTCTTCATGTGGCTCCTGGCCATCGTTGTAGGGATGATCCTGGGCAAGTTTCTTGTACACAAGCTGTTCTTTG GCCGCCTGCTGCGCCTGAAGATGTTCCACCGTGACGGCGGCTCGTGGTTCATCATGTTCCTCACCACCCTCATGAGCCTCTTCATCTTCTCCAACATCTACAACGGCATCATCCTGGCCGCCGGGCTGAACTACGACCTGCAGATCTCCGACGTCATGGGCCTGCGCAACTCCTCATTCATGAAGGCTGCGGCTCTCGGCACATGGATGGGAGACTTTGTCACTGCATGGATG GTGACAGATATGATGCTCCAGGACACCCTCTACGAGACGTGGGCTCGACCCGTCCGCCACTGGTGGCGCCAAGGCTGGCACCGCATCATCCTGTTCTGGACCGTGCTGCTGTCCCTCACGGGGGTCGTCGTCATGGTGATCACCACCGACTACATCGACTGGGACTACCTGAACCGCGGCTTCCTGCCGACCAATGAGCTGAGCCGAGCCTTCCTGGCCTCCTTCATCCTGGTCATGGACCTGCTCATTGTCATGCAG GACTGGGACTTCCCACACTTCATGGGTAGTCTGGACATCAAACTGCCCGGTATCAACACTACCCATATCAGGCTGCACATCCCCAAGTGTCTGCGGAAAGACGAGTGGACGATACACGTCACAG GGAAGTGGTTCAACTATGGAATCATCATGTTGGTGATCATCCTGGACCTGAACATGTGGAAGAACCAGATCTTCTACAAGCCGTTTGACTACGGGCAGTATGTGGGGCCGGACGACAGCATCCACTTTGTCCGGGACATCGACACCCTTCAGGGCGACCTGTTCAACCGGACCACGCTCACGTACGACTGGCGTGCCAACCACACTGACCCAGCAACAAATCTGACATATTTGGAAAGGGACCTTCATATGCATTCCAAATATATCGGATTCACGCTGGGTGTCAAAGGCATCGCTTTCGTCCCGGGCCTGATGGCCTTCGTCACGTTTGGTGTCCTCATCTGGTGGTACGGACGCTTCAAGCCCAACGAGAAGGATCCCCACGCAGACCGCTACGTTAAGAGGAAGAGGTCAAAGAGACGGAGGTTGTGGCAGAAGAATGCCACTGAGCCGAAAACAACTCTTGTATCGCTGACAAACGTTCAGCCTCTGAATACTTTGCCGCCGCCGCCGGCATCGTACGACATCCCTGATACAGAACGGGAAAATGGGGGACCGGCTGTCCCGGCACAGAACGGAGCAGCACCCACTCCGGAGGGACCGGTCAAAGTTCAAGTGCTGTCAAATGTGTGA
- the LOC118413942 gene encoding adenosylhomocysteinase-like, whose protein sequence is MAQDKKLPYKVADIGLADFGRKEIELAEQEMPGLMMMRKKYGPDKPLQGARIAGCLHMTIQTAVMIETLTELGAQVQWSSCDIFSTQDHAAAAIAKTGVPVYAWKGETEEEFVWCIEQTLVFPDGQPLNMILDDGGELCNLIHQKYPQYLAGIRGISEETTTGVHNLHKLTAAGELKIPAINVNDSVTKSKFDNLYGCRESLLDGIKRATDVMVAGKVAVVAGFGDVGKGSAQSLRSLGARVIITEADPINALQAAISGYEVTTMEEACVVGNIFVTTTGNKDIIRGEHMLQMKEDAILANIGHFDCEVDVQWLNKNAEKVNIKPQVDRYTLPNGRHVLLLAEGRLVNLGCAMGHPSFVMSMSFTNQVLAQMELWTRADQYRGVHRLPKKLDEEVAELHLEHLGVKLTRLSEEQSQYLGVPVEGPYKAEFYRY, encoded by the exons ATGGCTCAAGACAAGAAACTTCCGTACAAAGTTG CCGACATCGGACTGGCAGACTTTGGCCGTAAGGAAATTGAACTTGCCGAGCAGGAGATGCcaggactgatgatgatgagaaagaaGTACGGACCTGACAAACCGCTGCAAGGAGCGCGAATCGCGGGCTGTCTTCACATGACCATTCAGACAGCAGTCATGATTGAGACACTCACAGAGTTAGGAGCACAG GTCCAGTGGTCGAGCTGTGACATCTTCTCCACGCAGGACCACGCGGCGGCTGCCATCGCTAAGACGGGGGTTCCCGTGTACGCGTGGAAGGGGGAGACGGAGGAGGAGTTTGTGTGGTGCATCGAGCAGACGCTGGTCTTCCCTGACGGACAACCTCTCAACATGATCCTGGACGACGGGGGAGAGCTGTGCAACCTCATCCATCAGAAATACCCACAATACCTTGCAG gTATCAGGGGGATCTCAGAGGAAACTACAACAGGTGTGCACAATCTCCACAAGCTGACTGCAGCGGGGGAACTCAAGATACCCGCCATCAACGTCAATGACTCTGTAACCAAG AGTAAGTTTGATAACCTGTACGGATGTCGAGAGTCTCTACTAGATGGCATCAAGCGTGCAACTGATGTGATGGTGGCGGGAAAGGTCGCTGTAGTAGCGGGGTTTGGGGATGTGGGGAAAGGGAGCGCGCAGTCCCTGCGTAGTCTGGGCGCCCGTGTCATCATCACGGAGGCTGATCCAATCAATGCTTTACAGGCAGCCATCTCGG GATATGAAGTGACCACCATGGAGGAGGCCTGTGTGGTAGGGAACATTTTTGTGACCACGACGGGCAACAAAGACATCATCCGTGGTGAGCACATGTTGCAGATGAAGGAGGACGCCATCCTGGCTAACATCGGACACTTCGACTGTGAGGTGGACGTCCAGTGGCTGAATAAGAATGCAGAGAAAGTCAACATCAAACCCCAG GTTGACCGTTACACCCTCCCTAATGGTCGCCATGTCCTGCTGCTGGCGGAGGGTCGGCTGGTGAACCTGGGCTGTGCCATGGGCCATCCCAGCTTCGTCATGAGCATGTCCTTCACCAACCAGGTCCTGGCACAGATGGAGCTGTGGACCAGGGCTGACCAGTACAGGGGGGTGCACAGGCTGCCCAAGAAG CTGGACGAAGAGGTAGCTGAGCTGCACCTGGAGCACCTGGGAGTGAAACTGACACGCCTGTCTGAGGAGCAGTCCCAGTACCTGGGGGTCCCTGTGGAAGGGCCTTATAAGGCAGAGTTTTATAGATATTAG